A part of Gramella sp. MAR_2010_147 genomic DNA contains:
- the bglX gene encoding beta-glucosidase BglX — protein sequence MRRYYLIIVSLFFGTMGTYSQKSTIPSSIKNVEAKVDSVLNLMTLEEKVGQMVQYNGSWDLTGPASETGNKQKEERLKKGLVGSMLNVLSVEATEKAQRMNMENSRMKIPLMFGYDVIHGYKTIFPVPLAETASWDMDAAQESARIAALESVAEGVNWTFSPMIDISRDARWGRIMEGSGEDTYLTSKVAVAKIKGYQGEDLAHPNTIAATAKHFAGYGLAEGGKDYNAVNIGKNELHNVVLPPFKAAADAGVATFMNSFNTIDGIPATGNAYLQRKVLKTDWNWTGFMVSDWGSIAEMIPHGFASDKIHAAEIAVKAGSDMDMEGGAYEAGLQKLVADGKIDETLIDDAVKRILRVKFKMGLFEDPYRYMNPDLKKNVQYQDHLSTARDIAKKSIVLLKNENELLPIKNSVKKIAVIGPLADDKDTPIGNWRAQGETNSAVSVLEGLKNANLDAEITYAQGVKLGTGERSFLMPLKINKTDTTGMGEAVRNAKNAELVLMVLGEDAFQSGEGRSQVNIGLAGLQKELLKEIYKINKNIVLVLINGRPMEIAWSSENIPAIVEAWQLGSESGNAIADVLLGKYNPSGKLPVSFPRAVGQEPLYYNHKNTGRPSSAEHVTYAHYTDIENGPLYPFGFGLSYTDFEYGKPSISASNLKAGDSLSFSISVTNSGNVKGQEVVQLYLHDLVASVARPVKELKGFQLLVLEPGETKNVEFIITEEMLKFYTALEKWEVEEGEFELMVGGNSEEVQSLKFNFSKS from the coding sequence ATGAGAAGATATTATTTAATTATTGTGTCCCTTTTTTTCGGGACCATGGGAACTTATTCCCAAAAATCAACGATTCCAAGTTCAATTAAGAACGTGGAGGCTAAAGTAGATTCTGTTCTTAATTTGATGACTTTAGAAGAAAAAGTTGGGCAAATGGTTCAGTATAATGGTAGCTGGGACCTAACAGGACCGGCTTCTGAAACCGGTAATAAGCAAAAGGAAGAAAGGCTCAAGAAAGGTCTTGTGGGTTCTATGCTCAATGTACTTTCTGTAGAAGCCACTGAAAAAGCACAGAGAATGAACATGGAAAATTCCAGGATGAAAATTCCTTTGATGTTTGGTTATGATGTGATCCATGGGTATAAAACAATCTTTCCTGTGCCGCTTGCAGAAACTGCCAGCTGGGATATGGATGCTGCACAGGAATCTGCAAGAATTGCCGCTTTAGAATCTGTTGCTGAAGGAGTGAACTGGACCTTTTCACCAATGATAGATATTTCACGTGATGCGCGTTGGGGTCGCATTATGGAAGGTTCAGGAGAAGATACTTATTTAACCTCTAAAGTGGCGGTTGCAAAAATAAAGGGATATCAGGGGGAAGACCTGGCTCATCCAAATACTATTGCGGCAACGGCCAAGCATTTTGCGGGATATGGACTTGCAGAAGGCGGAAAAGATTATAATGCCGTAAATATTGGAAAGAATGAACTTCATAATGTGGTGCTGCCCCCATTTAAAGCAGCTGCAGATGCAGGAGTGGCCACTTTCATGAACTCCTTTAATACTATTGACGGTATTCCGGCAACAGGAAACGCTTACCTGCAAAGGAAGGTCTTAAAAACTGACTGGAACTGGACCGGATTTATGGTTTCAGACTGGGGTTCTATTGCTGAAATGATCCCTCACGGTTTTGCATCAGATAAAATTCATGCTGCTGAAATTGCTGTTAAAGCCGGTAGTGATATGGATATGGAAGGTGGCGCCTATGAAGCCGGCCTTCAAAAACTGGTTGCTGATGGTAAAATTGATGAAACTCTTATTGATGATGCGGTAAAAAGGATTCTTCGGGTAAAGTTCAAAATGGGACTTTTTGAAGATCCTTACAGGTATATGAATCCTGATCTTAAAAAGAATGTCCAGTATCAGGACCATTTATCTACTGCGCGCGATATTGCTAAAAAATCCATAGTTCTTTTAAAGAATGAAAATGAGCTTCTTCCCATTAAAAATTCAGTAAAGAAAATAGCAGTTATTGGTCCGTTGGCAGATGATAAAGACACGCCCATTGGAAACTGGAGGGCACAGGGAGAGACAAATTCGGCTGTTTCGGTATTGGAAGGACTTAAAAATGCCAATTTAGATGCTGAGATCACGTATGCCCAGGGAGTAAAACTTGGCACGGGTGAAAGAAGTTTTCTAATGCCACTTAAGATCAATAAGACTGATACTACGGGAATGGGCGAAGCAGTGAGAAATGCCAAAAATGCCGAGCTGGTTCTAATGGTTTTGGGAGAAGATGCTTTTCAGTCTGGAGAAGGAAGAAGTCAGGTGAATATAGGACTGGCAGGACTGCAAAAGGAATTACTGAAAGAGATATATAAAATAAATAAAAATATAGTCCTTGTGCTCATTAATGGGAGACCGATGGAAATTGCCTGGTCTTCAGAGAATATCCCAGCGATCGTGGAAGCCTGGCAACTTGGATCTGAAAGTGGGAATGCCATCGCAGACGTACTTCTTGGAAAATATAATCCCTCGGGTAAATTACCGGTCTCTTTCCCCAGAGCGGTCGGGCAGGAACCACTGTATTATAATCATAAAAATACAGGAAGGCCAAGTAGCGCTGAACATGTAACCTATGCTCATTATACCGATATAGAGAACGGACCACTGTATCCTTTTGGCTTCGGACTAAGTTATACAGATTTTGAATACGGAAAACCATCAATTTCAGCCAGTAATTTAAAAGCTGGTGATTCCCTTAGTTTTAGTATTTCTGTAACTAATTCTGGCAATGTGAAAGGGCAGGAAGTGGTTCAGCTCTATTTACATGATTTGGTGGCAAGTGTTGCAAGACCTGTAAAAGAATTAAAAGGTTTTCAGTTGCTTGTACTTGAGCCGGGAGAAACTAAAAATGTGGAATTCATAATTACTGAAGAAATGCTTAAATTTTATACCGCTTTAGAAAAGTGGGAAGTAGAAGAAGGTGAATTTGAACTCATGGTAGGAGGAAACTCTGAAGAGGTACAATCTTTAAAATTTAATTTCAGCAAATCATGA
- a CDS encoding family 16 glycosylhydrolase produces MKMFKNIAILTLFIGLFSCQEDDLNLDTIMVPSDLSISSQISDDGSGLVQFNASANNAITYEYNFSDGSSAVAPSGNYTKRFTRTGLNTYLVTVVAYGQGGVSSSKSVEVEVRSDFSDPDTKEFLTGGSSKTWYVASAQPGHLGVGPTEGNGFESPIFYTAVPFEKGGDEVSSCFYTDVITFAESGENITYELNNNGFTFFNVDYAGEFGGAAGQDECLALDTSGEKSVTLAPASSGIPMEQSTGTEIQIGGDGFMSYYIGASNYEVLDITQNTLYVRAVMGNNPALAWYLKFTTTPYDQQTAGGGEEEPEEFQTQFEDLAWSDEFDGDTLDTDTWNYEIGNGTNGWGNGEVQYYTEDNISVQDGNLVITAKRESESGFEFTSGRITTQDKYEFTYGRVEARAKMPEGGGTWPAIWMLGANFDEVGWPQTGEIDIMEWVGNNPEETSSALHFPGNSGGNAVVGRTAIANASSEFHTYTVEWTSENIILLLDGEEFFTFTNEASLPFNKDFFLIMNVAMGGGLGGTIDDNFQESSMEVDYIRVYQ; encoded by the coding sequence ATGAAGATGTTTAAAAATATAGCAATACTAACTCTGTTCATCGGATTGTTCTCCTGCCAGGAAGATGATCTTAATCTGGATACCATTATGGTTCCATCAGATCTTAGTATAAGTTCACAAATTAGTGATGATGGTTCAGGCCTTGTGCAGTTTAATGCTTCCGCAAACAATGCCATCACCTATGAATATAATTTTAGCGATGGTTCATCTGCGGTTGCGCCTAGCGGAAATTACACAAAACGTTTTACCAGGACAGGTCTTAACACTTACCTCGTAACCGTGGTTGCCTATGGGCAGGGAGGAGTTAGCAGTTCAAAATCTGTTGAGGTAGAAGTAAGGAGTGATTTCTCAGACCCTGACACTAAAGAATTTCTTACCGGAGGTAGTTCAAAAACCTGGTATGTTGCCTCTGCCCAGCCAGGGCATTTGGGTGTTGGACCTACAGAAGGGAATGGTTTTGAAAGCCCGATCTTTTATACTGCCGTGCCTTTTGAAAAAGGAGGAGATGAAGTTAGTTCATGTTTTTATACCGATGTGATCACTTTTGCTGAGAGTGGTGAAAACATTACTTATGAACTTAATAACAATGGCTTCACTTTCTTCAATGTAGACTATGCCGGAGAATTTGGAGGCGCTGCCGGGCAGGATGAATGCCTTGCTCTGGATACTTCAGGTGAAAAATCGGTGACACTTGCACCGGCTTCTTCAGGAATTCCCATGGAGCAATCTACGGGAACTGAGATCCAGATAGGTGGTGACGGATTTATGAGTTATTATATTGGTGCGAGTAACTATGAAGTGCTTGATATTACTCAAAACACTCTTTATGTAAGAGCTGTGATGGGAAATAATCCTGCATTGGCATGGTATCTTAAGTTCACTACAACGCCGTATGATCAGCAAACCGCCGGCGGAGGCGAAGAAGAACCTGAAGAATTTCAGACTCAATTTGAGGATCTAGCATGGTCTGATGAATTTGACGGAGACACGCTGGATACGGACACCTGGAACTATGAAATTGGAAATGGAACTAACGGTTGGGGTAATGGAGAAGTCCAGTATTACACTGAAGATAATATAAGCGTTCAGGATGGGAATCTTGTAATCACGGCGAAAAGGGAATCTGAAAGCGGATTTGAATTTACTTCAGGAAGGATCACCACACAGGATAAATATGAATTTACCTATGGGAGAGTTGAAGCGAGAGCAAAAATGCCTGAAGGGGGTGGAACATGGCCGGCAATTTGGATGCTTGGAGCTAATTTTGATGAAGTAGGGTGGCCTCAAACCGGCGAGATCGATATTATGGAATGGGTTGGAAACAATCCTGAAGAAACTTCTTCAGCGCTACATTTTCCAGGGAATTCTGGCGGTAACGCTGTGGTAGGTAGAACAGCCATTGCAAATGCCTCTTCTGAATTTCATACCTATACTGTAGAATGGACCTCAGAGAATATCATTCTTTTACTTGACGGTGAAGAGTTCTTTACTTTCACTAATGAAGCATCTTTACCATTTAATAAGGATTTCTTCCTTATAATGAATGTGGCTATGGGAGGCGGTCTCGGTGGAACCATAGACGATAATTTTCAGGAGTCATCGATGGAAGTAGATTATATAAGAGTATACCAGTAA
- a CDS encoding RagB/SusD family nutrient uptake outer membrane protein, whose translation MKTKINTINWILAFAFLALSGCSDDFVDINSQDENSEDYFNTPEEYDLALVGAYDLLQSTYLNVMLGEIASDNTLAGGESATDVPGIQEVDDMVHTPVNQQLRDIWSWMFAGVNRANYVLEFQDKIDFDGKTEIIAQARFLRAYYYFELVKWFGDVPLAVNERILFGSQFDIPRTPKAEIYALIEQDLMFAASNLPATQAQEGRITSGAAQALLGKAYLYQNKFTEAAAAFEPVINGPYSLVQDYESIFEPEGENNSESIFEVQYTDKEGAGFGCLQCSEGNVAVGFNGIRNYSGPVFESGFSFNVPVQEVVDIFSEDDLRKDVAILDIEAWAAQTGATYSEGYEHTGYFNRKYISRQGDLNTGDANLTNPNNYRAIRLADVLLMAAEANFKKSSPDEDKARNYLNQVRDRAGLEDVTLSGSNLLNQIYEDRRLELVGEGHRFFDLVRTGRAADEIDGFVSGKHELFPIPAIEIQLAGNNWEQNPGY comes from the coding sequence ATGAAAACGAAAATAAACACAATCAATTGGATCCTCGCCTTTGCTTTTCTGGCATTGTCTGGATGTAGTGATGACTTCGTAGATATAAATAGCCAGGACGAGAACTCTGAAGACTATTTTAATACACCCGAAGAATATGATCTGGCATTGGTAGGAGCTTACGACTTACTTCAATCTACTTATCTAAATGTGATGCTAGGTGAAATAGCATCAGATAACACACTTGCCGGTGGCGAGAGTGCTACAGATGTTCCCGGTATTCAGGAAGTAGATGATATGGTTCACACACCGGTTAATCAGCAACTAAGGGATATCTGGAGCTGGATGTTTGCGGGGGTGAACCGTGCAAATTATGTACTGGAGTTTCAGGATAAGATAGATTTTGATGGAAAAACAGAGATCATTGCCCAGGCAAGATTCTTAAGAGCCTATTATTATTTTGAGCTTGTAAAGTGGTTTGGTGATGTCCCGTTAGCTGTTAATGAAAGAATACTGTTTGGGTCCCAGTTTGATATTCCAAGAACTCCCAAGGCAGAAATTTATGCGCTGATAGAACAGGATCTCATGTTCGCAGCTTCCAATCTCCCTGCAACCCAGGCTCAGGAAGGAAGAATAACTTCTGGAGCTGCACAGGCATTACTCGGGAAAGCTTATTTGTATCAGAATAAATTTACTGAAGCTGCCGCGGCATTTGAGCCGGTTATTAATGGCCCGTATTCTTTAGTACAGGATTATGAAAGCATATTTGAACCTGAAGGAGAGAATAATTCAGAATCTATATTTGAAGTTCAGTATACCGATAAAGAAGGAGCAGGATTTGGATGTTTACAATGTAGCGAAGGTAATGTTGCGGTTGGATTCAATGGAATTAGAAATTATTCAGGACCGGTATTCGAATCAGGATTCAGTTTCAATGTACCAGTACAGGAAGTAGTAGATATCTTTTCAGAAGACGATTTGAGAAAAGACGTTGCCATTCTTGATATTGAAGCATGGGCAGCTCAAACGGGAGCAACTTATTCTGAAGGATACGAACATACGGGATATTTCAATAGAAAATATATCTCAAGACAGGGAGACCTTAATACAGGGGATGCCAACCTTACAAATCCAAATAACTATCGAGCAATTAGACTGGCAGATGTTCTTTTAATGGCTGCGGAAGCTAATTTCAAAAAATCATCCCCAGATGAAGATAAGGCCAGGAATTACCTGAATCAGGTTAGAGATAGAGCAGGCCTTGAAGATGTAACACTTTCAGGTAGCAATCTTTTAAACCAGATATATGAAGACAGAAGACTTGAGCTTGTAGGAGAAGGACATCGTTTCTTCGATCTTGTAAGAACAGGAAGGGCTGCCGATGAAATTGATGGTTTCGTTTCAGGTAAACACGAATTATTCCCTATTCCGGCTATAGAGATACAGTTGGCAGGAAACAATTGGGAGCAAAATCCAGGTTATTAA
- a CDS encoding TonB-dependent receptor, protein MRKFTCLLIVFLSGFFGAYAQSFSVSGSVSDENNMPLLGVNVIVKGESRGTTTDFDGNYTVNDISIGDVLQFSYLGFQTQEITVRDQQQSINVVLQTDSESLDEVLVIGYGTQTKKEITGAVSVVGSQTIEDLNPTRVEQALQGTVAGVNVTSTSGSPGSSSTINIRGISTNGDNRPLILVDGNVIEDLSVINPNDIESINVLKDATAGIYGVRAANGVILITTKSGTYNTDLKVELDAYTGIQQTTRKLPVLNATEYAVIVNEAYAAAGENPPFTNFRNLGEGVDYQDEVFSTAPISDINLNVSGGGEKSKYSVGASYFNQDGIVGGSKSNYDRLTARLNYNLEIIENLKLNVSSIYTNTNRSTLSENALGSVLFNAVNMNPNLPIFDENGDFTLAEGLGNEVINPLAQIADTFNDTEINKISGVGGLEYILWDKLSAKTQFQFNYSEVDGKFFSPEVFYGSGKVFNVDRNSVTENFEIYRDYTWDNFLTYDDSFGDHNLKYLLGMSVFKTTGDLASLTGFELPTNDYGNASIANAAEVQDNYQNGGNTFDSRLLSYFSRLQYDYKGKYLFSGLIRRDGSTAFGPENKFGWFPSASVGWVISDENFLKNSDALNFLKLRASYGIIGNDRIPAFRYTSLLNGEGTYVFDNELVFGKAGGALGNPEIKWEKQKTLDVGLDLRLFDSRVDITMDYFKKRTEDLLVVSQVSGILGVGAPGAAPPVINGGIVENEGFEFSIGYNQMVNDNFKFNINYNLTVLQNEVIFVNSENGFLTGGSFGIGQEPPSRMEAGKTLGYFYGLETNGIFQNQDEVDSSAEQPNAAPGDIRYVDQNGDGIIDTEDRVNIGDPIPDFTMGMNLGFTFKNFDFNAYAFASLGNEIVRNYERNQPNTNRTNSYLGRWTGEGSTDSFPRVTIGANSNNLFSDFYVEDGSYLRLQNVQLGYTLDSDLIANTGVEKFRIYASVNNAFTLTEYKGYDPSASNGAPIGGGIDQGFYPVPRVYMLGINLKF, encoded by the coding sequence ATGAGGAAATTTACCTGTCTTTTGATTGTTTTTCTAAGCGGGTTTTTTGGGGCTTATGCGCAATCATTTTCGGTTAGCGGATCTGTATCTGATGAAAACAACATGCCTTTACTGGGAGTTAATGTAATAGTAAAAGGAGAATCACGAGGTACCACTACCGATTTTGACGGTAACTACACCGTAAATGATATCTCAATCGGAGACGTGTTACAATTCAGTTACTTAGGCTTTCAGACCCAGGAGATCACTGTGAGGGATCAGCAGCAATCAATTAATGTAGTACTACAAACCGATTCAGAATCTTTAGATGAAGTTTTAGTCATTGGTTATGGGACACAAACTAAAAAGGAAATTACCGGTGCCGTGAGTGTGGTAGGTTCCCAAACTATCGAAGACCTTAACCCTACAAGGGTTGAGCAGGCTTTACAGGGAACTGTTGCTGGTGTGAATGTCACATCTACCTCAGGATCACCAGGAAGTAGCTCCACTATTAATATTAGGGGAATTAGTACCAACGGCGATAACAGACCATTAATATTAGTAGATGGGAACGTTATTGAAGATCTGAGTGTGATCAATCCTAATGATATTGAAAGTATTAACGTTTTAAAAGATGCTACCGCCGGTATTTATGGTGTACGAGCAGCCAATGGGGTTATCCTCATCACCACCAAATCTGGAACCTATAATACAGATCTAAAAGTGGAGCTGGACGCTTATACCGGAATACAACAAACCACGAGAAAACTTCCTGTTCTCAACGCTACAGAATATGCGGTGATCGTAAATGAAGCATATGCGGCGGCTGGAGAAAATCCGCCTTTTACCAATTTTAGAAATCTTGGTGAGGGAGTAGATTATCAGGATGAAGTGTTTTCTACGGCTCCAATTTCAGACATTAACCTTAATGTTTCTGGAGGAGGAGAAAAGTCAAAGTATTCTGTAGGAGCTTCCTATTTCAATCAGGATGGTATAGTAGGAGGTAGTAAGTCTAATTATGACAGACTTACCGCGAGACTTAATTATAATCTTGAAATAATAGAGAACCTTAAGCTCAATGTCTCAAGTATATATACCAATACAAATAGAAGCACGTTATCTGAAAATGCTCTTGGATCTGTATTATTTAATGCGGTGAACATGAATCCCAATCTGCCTATTTTCGATGAAAATGGTGATTTCACGCTTGCAGAGGGACTAGGGAACGAGGTAATTAACCCACTTGCTCAAATTGCAGATACTTTCAATGATACAGAGATCAATAAAATAAGTGGTGTTGGTGGTCTTGAATATATTCTGTGGGATAAATTATCAGCAAAAACTCAATTTCAGTTTAACTATTCTGAAGTAGATGGAAAATTTTTCTCTCCTGAGGTATTTTACGGTTCAGGAAAGGTTTTTAATGTAGACCGTAATAGTGTAACAGAAAACTTTGAAATATATCGCGATTATACATGGGATAACTTTTTAACCTATGATGATAGTTTTGGAGACCACAACCTGAAATACCTTCTGGGAATGTCAGTTTTTAAAACCACTGGAGATCTTGCCTCTCTTACCGGTTTTGAACTTCCCACCAATGATTATGGAAATGCCAGTATTGCTAATGCTGCTGAGGTTCAGGATAATTATCAAAATGGAGGTAATACTTTCGATTCCAGACTGCTTTCTTACTTCAGTAGATTACAATATGATTATAAAGGGAAGTACCTTTTTTCTGGTCTTATAAGACGTGATGGTTCTACAGCATTTGGTCCTGAAAATAAGTTTGGATGGTTTCCTTCAGCTTCTGTTGGTTGGGTGATTTCTGATGAGAATTTCCTTAAGAACAGCGATGCTCTAAACTTTTTGAAACTGCGTGCTAGTTACGGGATTATAGGGAATGATAGAATTCCTGCTTTTAGATATACCTCGTTATTAAACGGAGAAGGAACCTATGTTTTTGATAACGAACTGGTTTTTGGTAAAGCCGGTGGCGCTCTGGGCAATCCGGAAATTAAATGGGAAAAACAAAAAACGCTGGATGTTGGTTTAGATCTAAGACTTTTTGATTCCAGGGTTGATATAACAATGGATTATTTTAAGAAGAGAACAGAAGACCTTCTTGTTGTTTCCCAGGTGTCAGGTATTTTGGGAGTTGGAGCTCCCGGTGCTGCTCCGCCAGTTATAAATGGTGGTATTGTAGAAAATGAAGGTTTTGAATTTTCTATTGGTTATAATCAGATGGTAAATGACAATTTTAAGTTTAATATCAATTATAATCTTACAGTGCTTCAAAATGAGGTGATCTTTGTGAATAGTGAAAATGGCTTCCTAACCGGCGGGTCCTTCGGGATCGGACAGGAGCCACCATCAAGAATGGAAGCTGGTAAAACTTTAGGTTATTTCTACGGGCTGGAAACGAACGGGATCTTTCAGAATCAGGATGAAGTAGATAGCAGTGCAGAACAACCAAATGCAGCTCCTGGAGACATTAGATATGTAGATCAAAATGGTGATGGTATTATAGATACAGAAGACCGTGTGAATATTGGAGATCCTATTCCAGATTTCACGATGGGGATGAATCTGGGTTTCACCTTTAAGAACTTCGATTTTAATGCATATGCTTTTGCCTCTTTAGGTAACGAGATCGTTAGAAACTATGAACGTAATCAGCCTAATACCAACAGAACGAATTCCTATTTGGGAAGATGGACGGGTGAAGGTTCTACAGATAGTTTCCCAAGGGTAACCATAGGTGCAAATTCAAATAATTTGTTTTCAGATTTTTATGTAGAAGATGGTTCTTATCTGAGACTGCAGAATGTGCAATTGGGATACACACTGGATTCAGACCTTATAGCAAACACAGGAGTAGAAAAATTTAGAATCTATGCCTCTGTAAATAATGCATTTACGCTTACCGAATATAAGGGATATGATCCTTCGGCATCTAACGGTGCTCCTATTGGGGGTGGTATAGATCAGGGATTCTATCCGGTGCCTAGAGTTTATATGTTAGGAATTAATTTGAAATTTTAA